The bacterium DNA window GGCGGGATCGCGATGCTCACCCGGCAGGTTCCGTACAAGATGGCGATGGGCATGCTGCTGACCGGCCGCCGCGTGAGCGCGCGCGACGGGCACGCCGCCGGATTCGTCAACGAGGTCGCGCCCTCGGACGGTGTCGCGGCGGCGGCGGAACGGTGGGCCGCGGACATCATCGCCTGCGCGCCGCTGTCGGTCGAGGGCACCAAGCAGATCGCCATGGAGGGCCGCGACCTGCCGTCGTGGGCGGCCCCGCGGTGGTTCCCGCGCCGGGTGATGGAGGCCGTCGCTTCGGAGGACTCCGAAGAAGGTACCCGCGCGTTCCGCGAGAAACGGCCGCCGCGCTGGAAGGGCCGCTGATGCCGCCGGGCGCGCCGCTGCCGCTCGAGGGTATCCGCGTCCTCGACTTCACGCAAATCACGCTCGGACCGATCGCGACGCAGATGCTCGGCGACTTCGGGGCCGACGTCGTCAAGATCGAGCGGCCGGGCGCCGGCGATTTCCTCCGCGCGACGCTGCCGCAGCCGGACGGGACGAGCTTTTTGTTCATCGCGGGGAACCGCAACAAGCGGGCGATGACGCTCGATCTGCGAAAGCCCGGCGGGCGCGGCATCATGGAGCGCCTCGTCCGCGGCGCCGACGTGCTGGTGCACAACTTCCGGCCCGGTGCGATGGAGAAACTCGGCTACGGGTACGATCAAGTCCGGGAGATGAACCCGCGGATCGTCTACGCGATGGGCAGCGGCTTCGGCCCGTCGGGTCCCTACCAATTGAAGGGCGGCCAGGACTGGATCGCGCAGGCGATGGCCGGCTCCCTGATGCGCCGCGCGGAGGTCGGGACGCCGCCGGAGCCGTTCACCGTGGCGGTGTGCGACTTCGCGGCCGGGATGCTCCTGGTCCAGGGCATTCTGCTGGCCCTCATGGCGCGCGCCAAAACCGGCCGCGGGCAGCTCGTGACTTCGTCGCTCTTCGACAGCATGTTCTACATGCAGCAGCAGGAAGCGGCGTGCATGCTCAACGCCGGCCAGGAGATCAACTGGAGCCGGATGCCGCTCAACGGCCACTTCCAGACGCGCGACGGCAAATGGATCCTGTTCCTCGGGGCGTTCAAGCAGGAGCCGCTGCGCGATATCTGCCGGGCTCTGCGGCTCGAGCCCCTGCACGAAGATGCGCGCTTCGCGACCGAGCCGCAGCAGTTCGCCAACCGCGCGGCGCTGCAGGCGATCTTCCGGCGTCGGATCGCCGAACTGACACAGGAGGAAGCGCTCGCGGCTCTGGAGCATGAGGACATCCTCTGCGCGCCGATCCGCACGCTGGCCGAGGCGCTCGCGGATCCGCAGCTCGCGCACAACGAGATGGTCATCGAGATCCCCGACGGGCGGCGGGGGCGCGTCCGGACGGTGGGCAATCCGGTGAAGATGAGCGAGACGGCGGCCGCGGTGCGGCGGGGCGCGCCGGAGGCAGGCGAGCACACGGACGAGATACTCCGCGAGCTCGGATACGGCGACGACGAGATCGGGCGGCTGCACGCGGACGCCGCGGTGTGAACTCCTCTGGGGGGGTGAGCGGCACATGGCACGCGATCGGGTGACGTTTCTCAGTTCGATGATGGGACGCCGCGAATTGCTGCGGCGAGGCGGCGCCGCGGCGCTGGCCCTTGGGGCCGGCGCCGCATTGTCCGGACCGGTCTCGCGGGCCGAGGCGCAGGGCACCACAGCGATGTCGATGCAGTTCGCCTGGTTCCTCAACTCGCAGGCGGCCGGCGAGCTCGTCGCCATCGCCAAGGGCTACTATCGCGAGGCCGGCATCGACCTGAAGATGCAGCCCGGCGGCCCGGCCCTCGATCCGATCCAGGTGG harbors:
- a CDS encoding CoA transferase, which produces MPPGAPLPLEGIRVLDFTQITLGPIATQMLGDFGADVVKIERPGAGDFLRATLPQPDGTSFLFIAGNRNKRAMTLDLRKPGGRGIMERLVRGADVLVHNFRPGAMEKLGYGYDQVREMNPRIVYAMGSGFGPSGPYQLKGGQDWIAQAMAGSLMRRAEVGTPPEPFTVAVCDFAAGMLLVQGILLALMARAKTGRGQLVTSSLFDSMFYMQQQEAACMLNAGQEINWSRMPLNGHFQTRDGKWILFLGAFKQEPLRDICRALRLEPLHEDARFATEPQQFANRAALQAIFRRRIAELTQEEALAALEHEDILCAPIRTLAEALADPQLAHNEMVIEIPDGRRGRVRTVGNPVKMSETAAAVRRGAPEAGEHTDEILRELGYGDDEIGRLHADAAV